In Methanoregula sp., a single window of DNA contains:
- a CDS encoding nucleotidyltransferase domain-containing protein, which yields MVDAQVLEAVNFFRALVRENGVHINDLILFGSFSTGTATPESDIDIAIISKDFTGRDIFERALMTKDAEIKTVRKFKVALDVLTLTPEEYRDPMSLIAGTLRKGIVVPTVSSA from the coding sequence ATGGTTGACGCACAAGTCCTCGAAGCGGTAAATTTTTTCAGAGCTCTGGTGAGGGAAAACGGCGTCCATATTAACGATCTTATCCTGTTCGGGTCTTTTAGTACGGGAACCGCAACTCCTGAAAGTGACATCGACATCGCGATTATTTCCAAAGATTTTACCGGCCGCGATATTTTTGAGCGGGCCCTCATGACGAAAGATGCGGAAATAAAGACCGTCAGGAAATTCAAAGTAGCCCTCGATGTACTTACCTTGACTCCGGAAGAATACCGGGATCCGATGTCCCTTATTGCAGGCACGCTCAGAAAAGGAATTGTTGTGCCGACGGTTTCATCCGCTTGA